The sequence TCGCCTTCCTTGGCGGCGCGGCGCAGGACCCCGCCGACCGGCCGGGCGTCGCCAGCCTCACCTCGTCGCTGCTGGACGAGGGCGCCGGCGCTCTCGACGCCACCGCCTTCCAGGACCGGCTGGCCGAGAAGGCGATCGAGCTGCGCTTCGACGCCTCGCGCGACATGGTGGGCGGCTCGCTGCGCACGCTGTCGGAGAATGTCGACGACGCGTTCGAGCTGATGCGCCTGTCCGTCACCGAGCCGCGCTTCGACGACGAGGCGGTCGAGCGCATCCGCCAGGCCCAGCTCGCCGCGCTGCGGCGCCGGCAGAACGACCCGTCCTCGCTCGCCAGCCTCAACTGGTCGGCCCGCGCCTTTCCGGGCCATCCCTATGGCCGCCCGGTCTCCGGCACGCTGGAGAGCGTCGCCGCCATCACCCGCGACGATCTGAAGAGCTTCGTCGGGCGCAATCTGGCGCGCGATAACCTCAAGATCGCGGTGGTCGGCGACATCACCGCCGACAAGCTCGGCGCGGCGCTCGACGCCATGTTCGGCGCGCTGCCGGCGAAGGCCCAGCTCACCCCGGTTCCCGATGTGGTGCCGCAGGGCCTCGGCAGCGAGGTCGTGCAGCAGATTGACGTGCCGCAGACCTCGATGGTGTTCGGCGGCATCGGCCTCAAGCGCGACGACAAGGACTTCATCCCGGCCTTCGTGCTCAACCACATGCTCGGCGGCTCGGCCTTCTCCTCGCGCCTGTTCAAGGAAGTGCGCGAGAAGCGCGGCCTCGCCTATTCGGTCTACAGCCACCTCGCCCCGCTCGACCATGCGGCGCTGATCCTTGGCGGCACCGCGACCAAGAACGACCGCGCCGCCGAATCCATTGAGCTGATCCGCGCCGAATATGCCCGCCTGCTGACGCAGGGGCCGAGCGAGGAGGAACTGGCGGACGCCAAGAGCTACCTGATCGGCTCCTTCGCGCTGCGCTTCGACAGCTCGGCCAAGGTTGCCTCGCAGCTCCTGCAGATCCAGATCGACAATCTCGGCATCGACTATATCGACGTGCGCAACGATCTGGTGGCGGCGGTGACGCTGGAGGACATCAGGCGCGTGGCCGCGCGGCTGAACGAGCACCCGGCCCTGTTGTTCAGCCTGGTCGGCAAGCCGACCGGACTTTCCGCCGGCAATGGCGGCTGAAGGCCGGGCCTTCCGGCGGGGCGTCGCGGGCGATCGCAACGCCCCATGTTCCCTGTTGCCGATCGCCTGCTATAAGAGCGTCCTGGAATTTTACGGGAATTTCACTGCCAGAGGGCAATCTGGCGGTGAAAACTGGCTCGCCGGCGCATGGGGATGGGCGCGGCGGCGCATCCAGCCGCGGGCTCGGGAGTTGCGTAATGGGTATCGGGGACGTGTGGAACGGGACTGAAAGCCATGCCGGGCGGCGCCAGCGGAGGCGCGCTCTTGCCGTCGTTCCGGCGCTCGCCCTGCTGCTGGCCGGCTGCGCCGGCGCCGGTGTCGACGGCGGCAACGGCAATGAGGGCCCGATGGGCACGGGCAATGCCGGCGGCCAGGGCATCTTCGGCTCCTCGATGGAAACCACCACGGTGGCTGCGGGGACCGGCGGTTCGGCCACCGACGGCCCGAATGCCGGCCCGGCCGCCAGCGAGTTCACCTGCCCGCCGATCCAGGTGCGCGGCGGGGCGGCGGCGTGGCAGGTGACGGACCCGAAGGACGGGCGCGTGCGCTACCAGGCGACGCTCGGCCAGTTCTCCCGCGAGTGCCACTTCACCTCGCCCGACATGACCATGCGCATCGGCATCCAGGGCCGCGTGCTGCTGGGGCCGAGCGGCGGCCCGGGCAAGCTGACGGTGCCGATCCGCCTCGCCGTGGTCGAGGAGGGGCCGGCCCCGAAATCGGTTTGGACCAAGTTCTACGCCGTGCCGGTGGAAGTCGGCTCCGGGGTGATGCAGGTCGATTTCGGCCTCGTCGCCGACGACGTGACCTTCCCGCGCCCGACCCCGCAGGCCACCGAGCGCTACATCGTCTATGTCGGCTTCGATCCGCAGGGCGCCGAGGAGAAGCCGCAGCGCCAGCAGAAGCCGCCCGCGCAGGCCCGCCCGCGCCCGCAGGCAACCCAGCCGGCTCCGCAGGCGACCCAGCAGCAGGCGCCGAAGCCCCGCCAGACCCAGACGGCGGCCCCCGCGCCCGCCGCTGCGACGCCGGCCCCGCGCGCGGCCACGGCCGCCCCCACTCCGGCCGTGCAGGCGGCCCCCGCGACGCCCGCCCCGACGGCGCCCGCCGCCGCGCCCTCGGTGGTGCGCAGCCAGCCGGTGCCGGCGCCGGACGATGGCCAGACGCAGTGGATCGGCGCGCCGGCGCCCACGACGGGCACCTTCTCGCAATAGCGCGATCGCCCCTGAGCCGCGGAGGCGCCGGCGCGGCGCCTCACGCCTCGTCGAAATGGCCCCGGCGGATGCGCCGCACCACGGCCCAGATGGTCAGCGCCACCACCGGCACGGCGAGCGCCGTGGTGACGCCGACATCGTAATGCACCCCGGCCGCCTCGGCCTTGGCGTGCAGCCCTTCCAGCGCATAGTGCAGCAGGCTGATCACGTAATAGGAGATCGCCGCGACCGAGAGGCCCTCGACGGTCTGCTGGAGGCGCAGCTGCATGCGCGCGCGGGCGTTCATGCTGCTGAGCAGGTCGCGGTTCTGCTGCTCCAGCTCGACGTCGACCCGGGTGCGCAGAAGGTTGGCGGCGCTGGTGAGCTTGACCGAGAGATTGGCCTGGCGCTGCTCGATGGCCTGGCAGGTCCGCATGGCCGGCTGAAGCCGGCGCAGCAGGAACTGCTGCCATGTCGGGTAGCCGGAGATCGGCCGCTCGCCGATGGTCCGCAGGCGCGCCGAGACGATCTCTTCATAGGCGCGCGTCGCGCCGAAGCGGAACAGCGAGGCGGCAGCGTCGGCCTCCAGCTGCGCGGCGAGGGCGGTCAGCGCGTCCAGCAGCCGGTTGTTGGCGGCCAGCCCCTCGGTCTCGCGCATCTGCTCGGTGAGCGAGGACAGCTCGGTCTCGCTATGGGCGACGGTCGGCGCGAGGCGCTGGGCTTCCGGCAGGCCGAGCAGGGCGAGGGTGCGGTAGGTCTCGACTTCCAGCACCCGCTGCACCAGCGCGCCGGCGGCGTCCGGCGTCATGCCGCGGTCGCGCACCAGGATACGCACGAAGCCGGAAGGGTCCGGCTGGAAGTCGGTGGCGATCTCGGCGAAGCCGTCCTCGACATCCGAGCGGGCGAGGCTGGTGCGGTCGAACAGCCGGTCGAGCGGCAGCGCGTCGGCGGTGTCGGTGACGAGGTGCAGGTCGGCGGCGACCAGCAGGGGCCCCGGCTGCGGCACCTGGCCCAATATGTCGGCGAGGCTGGCGGAGGACGGTTGGAACGGCAGGCCGCCCTCCACCACGTCCTCGGCCGGCAGTTCCCAGGTATAGGTGGTGAATTCGGCGTGGCGCTCCCAGCGCAGCACGGCGCCGCCGAAGGCGACCCGGTGCTGCTTGGCGTCGCGCGCGGGCTCGGGCTGGCCGCGCGCCGCGCACAGGGCGGCGAAGGCGGCGCGGTCGGCCAGCGCCTGTCCGCGATCGACGAGGAAGGCGACGTGCAGGATGCGCGCGGGCGTCGACACCGCCACGAAGGGGCGCGCGTGCAGCTCGGCGAGGACCGGCGCCCGCAGCGGATGGTCGTAGAAGGCCCTCCCGGGCTGGGCGCTCTGTTTGCCAGTCACAGGTCTTCTCCCTCAGCGCCGCCCGGCCGAAACCTGCCGCGGCGACGGAACTCCGCGCGGCCGAGTCGGTTGCATGATGGCGGTGCGCTGGCAAGACCCTGGTGCCAAGGTGCCGTTTCGGGCCAGGCGGGCTGCAACCGGGTCGGAAAGATGACAGCCGAGTGTTGCCCCTGAGCATCAGCGGGCCGACAAAGCTGGAACGATTTAGAATCTGTTTGCAAGGGTCGAGGGCCCAGAGCATGAAGTTAGATGGTCATTTCGGGGTTTGTGACATGAAATTCTCGCGGGTCTGGGCCGTTTGCCTCACCGTCATTGCCGTGCTCGCCGTCGCCTTCACTGCCCCGGCTCAGGCGCAGTCCTCCAAGTCGCAGCCGCCGCGCGTCTACCTCCTGCGTGGCCTCGCCAACATCTTCTCGCTTGGCATGGACGACCTCGCCGCCAAGCTGAACGCGCGCGGCATCCAGGCGAGCGTGCACTCCTATGTCGACTGGGAGGCGCTCAGCAATTACGCCGTCGAGCAGGCCGCCAACGGCAAGCGCCCGACCCCGGTCGTCATCATCGGCCATTCGCTCGGCGCCGACGCGGCGGTCTATATGGGCAACAAGGTGAGCGGCGCCGGCGTGCCGGTTCCGCTGGTCGTGACCTTCGATCCCGTCAACATGACCACGGCCTCGGCCAAGATTGGCAAGGTGGTCAACTATTTCCAGTCCGGCGGCTCGGGTAAGCCGGTCTCCGGCCCGCGCGTCCAGAATGTCGACCTCACCGGCTCGGGCGAGCTCAGCCATTTCAACATCGAGAAGGCCGGCGAGCTGCATCAGCGCGTGATCGCCATGATCCAGCGCCCGGCGCCCCGCCCGGTCGCTGCCAAGCCGAAGCCCAAGCCGGTCGACGCCACCGTCGAGACGGCCCCGGCCGCCGCTCCCACCGCGACCCCGGCCTCGGCGCCCGCCGCCGCGCCGGCCGCGACCCCGGCGCCGGCTTCCTCCAGCTCTGCGGCGCCTGCCGCCGCCCCGGCCGGCACCGAGACCGCCGCCGCGGCGAACGCGGTCGTCACCACCCCGACGGCCGGGACCGGCACCTCCAACTGAGCGCGCGCTGCCGGACCAGCGTCCGGCGCCGTCCCCGGGACGAAATGAAGGCGCGGAACCTCACGGTTGCCGCGCCTTTCTCTTGTGTCGGGTCTCTTGTGCCGGGTCGATCCCGTGCCGGGTCAGGCCGCGACGACCGAGAACACCACGAAAGTGTGCATGTCGCCGTCCTCGTCGCGCAGCGAGACATATTCGCCCGGCACGAAGGCGTGGTCGCCGAAGCGGTAGCCGGTTTCGTCGTCCTCGCTGGCACCCGCCTCGTAGTCGAACACCCAGCTCGCCCCGGCGACGCCGCCGGCGCGATGCACCAGAAAGCCGTTCTCCGGCGCGTCATTGCCCCAGAAGCGGGTGACGGTGGTCTTCGCGCGCACCGCCTTCCACGCCTCGGCGTCGATGCGGCCCTCGGCATCGAGCGGGGCCAGGAACTCGTAGCCGTGGCGGGCGCTGCCGTCGGGAAAGTCCTTGGAGCGGGCCAGATGCAGCCGGATGCGCTGGAGCTCGGGGGTGGCGACCGAAGCGTCGGCCCGGGCGGGGGCGTCGTTCATGGACTTCTCCTTGGCGTTGGGGCCGGCGCCCGCGGGCACGGCCGGTCGGGAAGGCGTAGAAGCCTGAGGTGCGCACTGCCTTGATCCGGCGCAAGGCCCCGCCGGGCGGGAAGCCCGCCGCCATTGCCTCAGTATGACGAATTCGCCCTTGGTCTAGTTTTTTTACCATAGGAAGGCGCCACGCTTTTCCCTAGAATGGATCGAAGCAAGAGACGTCGCCAAGAAACGTGACCACGAAACGTCGCCACGAAGCGTCATCGGGTCTCAAGGAGGAACGCCATGTCCGGTCTCGTCATGCCGGCGCCGAACGCCGACCTGCTCGCGCGCCGCGCCCAGATCGTCGCGGACCTGCGCGCCATCGTGCCGGGCGAGGGCGTCATCGACACCGAGACCGAGATGCGCCCCTTCGAGAGCGACGGCGTCACCGCCTATCGCCAGCTTCCCCTCGTCGTGGTGTTGCCCTCGACCACCGAGCAGGTCTCGAAGGTACTGGCCTATGCCAATGCCAACGCCATTCCGGTGGTGCCGCGCGGGGCGGGCACGTCGCTGTCGGGCGGTGCGCTCCCGCTGGAAGACGGCATCCTGCTCGGCATGGGCAAGTTCAACCGCATCCTCGACATCGATTTCGAGAACCGCGCCGTCGTCACCCAGCCGGGCGTGACCAATCTCGGCATCACCACGGCGGTGGCGCATAACGGCTTCTATTACGCGCCCGACCCCTCCTCGCAGATCGCCTGCACCATCGGCGGCAATGTCGGCGAGAATTCGGGCGGCGTTCACTGCCTGAAATACGGCCTCACCACCAACAACGTGCTCGGCGTCGAGATGGTGCTGATCACCGGCGAGATCATCCGCCTGGGCGGCAAGCACCTCGATTCCGGCGGGCTGGACCTGCTCGGCCTCATCGTCGGCTCGGAGGGGCTGCTCGGCGTGGTGACGGAAGTCACCGTGCGCATCCTCAAGAAGCCGGAGACGGCGCGCGCCGTGCTGCTCGGCTTCCCCTCCTCGGAGGCGGCGGGCGCCTGCGTCGCCGCCATCATCGCCGCCGGCATCATTCCGGGCGGCATGGAGATGATGGACCGCATGATGGTCCACGCCGCCGAGGCGTTCCTCGGCGCCGGCTATCCGCTCGACGTCGAGGCGCTGCTGATCGTCGAACTAGACGGGCCGGAGGCGGAGGTGAACCACCTGATCGAGCGCGTCGCCGAGATCGGCAACGGGCTCGGCTGCATGACGCTGCGCGCTTCCACCAGCGAGGAGGAGCGCGTTGCCTTCTGGGCCGGCCGCAAGGCCGCCTTCCCGGCGGTGGGGCGCATCTCGCCGGACTATCTGTGCATGGACGGCACCATCCCGCGCAAAGCGCTGCCGGAGGTACTGAACCGCATGGAGCAGATGTCGGAGAAATACGGCCTGCGCTGTGGCAACGTCTTCCACGCCGGCGACGGCAATTTGCACCCGCTGATCTGCTACGACGCCAACAAGCCGGGTGAGCTGGAGAAGGCGGAAGCCTTCGGCGCCGACATCCTGCTGCTCTGCGTCGAGGTCGGCGGCGTGCTGACCGGCGAGCACGGCGTCGGCGTGGAGAAGCGCGACCTCATGCCCTCCATGTTCAACGAGATCGACCTCGCCCATCAGCAGCGGCTGAAATGCGCCTTCGACCCGGACGCGCTGCTCAACCCCGGCAAGGTGTTCCCGGTGCTGCACCGCTGCGCCGAGCTCGGGCGCATGCACGTGTCGGGCGGCAAGCTGGCCTTCCCGGACATTCCGCGGTTCTGATGCGCGCCCGCACCCCTTCAGCGTCGTCATCCCGAACGGGGCGCGCCAGCGCGCCGAGCCGGGATCGTCTGCGGGCTAGCGATCCCCGATCAACGCTGCGCGTCCTCCGGAATGAGCGGGAGGGGATGAGCCGGCGATGACGACTCTCCTCGTCAGGAACGCCACGGTGCTCGTCACCATGGACGGCGCCCGCCGCGAGATCACCGGCGGCGGGCTGTTCGCGCGCGACGGCCTCATCGAGCAGGTCGGGCCTTCCGAAAGCCTGCCGGCCAGCGCCGATACGGTGCTCGACCTTTCCGGCCATGTGGTGCTGCCGGGCCTCGTCAACGCCCATCACCATCTCGACCAGACGCTGACCCGCAACCTGCCGGCGGCGCAGAACATCAACCTGTTTCGCTGGCTGCGGGCGCATTACCGGCTGTGGGCGGCGCGCACGCCGGAGGCCTCGCGCACCGCGACGCTGGTCGGCCTCGCCGAACTCGCCTTGTCCGGCTGCACCACTTGCTTCGACCACGCCTATGTGTTCCGCAACGGCTGCAAGGTCGACGACCAGATCGCCGCCGCCCGCGAGATCGGGATGCGCTTCATGGTCTCGCGCGGGTCGATGTCGCTGGGCGAGAGCAAGGGCGGGCTGCCGCCGGACGATTGTGTCGAGGAGGAGGACGCCATCCTCGCCGACAGCGAGCGGGTGATCAACCGCTACCACGACGCCGCGCCCGGCTCCCTGATCCAGATCGCGCTGGCGCCCTGTTCGCCCTTCTCGGTGACGCCGGGGCTGATGCGCGATTCTGCCACCCTCGCCCGGGCGAAGGGTGTGCGGCTGCACACCCATCTCGCCGAAACCGTCGACGAGGAGCGCTTCACGCTGGCACGCTTCGGCAAGCGCCCCGTGGCCTATATGGACGAGCTCGGCTGGCTCGGTGACGACGTGTGGTTCGCCCATGCGGTGCACGTGAACGCGCACGAGATCGGCTGCTTCGCAGGCGCCGGGGTCGGCGTGTGCCACTGTCCCTCCTCCAATATGCGCCTCGCTTCCGGCATCGCCCCGGTGAAGGCCTATCGCCGCGCCGGGGTGAAGGTCGGGCTCGGGGTGGACGGCTCGGCCTCGAATGACGGCAACAATCTTCTCGCCGAGGCGCGGCAGGCCATGCTGCTCGCCCGGCTACAGATTTCGCTGCGCCCGCCGGAGGGGCCCGACACCGACCTCTCCACCTCCGACCCCTCGCGCGCTGCCGAATGGATGACCGCCCGCGAGGCGCTGGAACTGGCCACGCTTGGCGGCGCCGCGGTGCTCGGGCGCACCGATATCGGCGCGCTGGAGCCCGGCAAATGCGCCGACTTCTTCGCCCTGCGGCTCGACGACGTCGCCTTTGCTGGCGGCCTGTCGGACCCGGTGGCCGCCGCTTTGTTCTGCACGCCCGGCCGCGCCGCCTGGACCGTCGTTCACGGCCGCCCGGTGGTGGCGGCGGGCGAGATCGTCACCATCGATTTGCCGGCGGTCGTCGCCGAGCACAACAAGCATGCCGCGCGGCTCGCCGCGCTTTCGGGAGGTGCCTGAAATGAGCGAGAGGCTGTGTCCGCGCGACGAGGCCGAACTGGTCGAGGTCGTGCGCTGGGCGGTATCCCACGAGCGTACGCTGGACGTGGCTGGCGCCGGCTCGAAGGCCGCGCTCGGCCGTCACATCCAGACCGACCACACGCTCGAACTGAAGGCACTGACCGGCGTCACCCTCTACGAGCCCGAAGAGCTGGTTCTCAGCGCGAAGGCCGGCACGCCGGTGGCCGAGATCGAGGCGCTGATCGCCGCCTCCAACCAGATGATGGCCTTCGAGCCGATGGATTTTGGCCCGCTGCTGGGCGTGGCGCCCGGCGCCGGCACGCTGGGCGGGCTGATGGCCACCAATCTCGCCGGTCCGCGCCGGCCGAGCGCCGGGGCCGCGCGCGACCATGCGCTCGGCGTGCGCGCCGTGTCGGGGCGCGGCGAGGCGTTCAAGGCCGGCGGCCGCGTGGTGAAGAACGTCACCGGCTACGACCTGCCGCGCGGGCTCGCCGGCTCCTACGGCACCTTTGCCGCCTTCACCGAGCTGACCATCAAGGTGCTGCCGCGCCCGGAGACGGTGGAGACGCTGCTCGTCCTCGGCCTCGACGACGCGGCGGCGGCGGGCGTCATGAGCGCGGCGGTCGGCTCCTATTACGACGTGTCCGGCGCCGCCCATCTGCCGGCGGAGATCGCCGCGCGCATTCCCGCCGTCGCGGGGGAGGGCGGTGCCGTCACGGCGCTGCGGCTGGAGGGCGTGAAGCCCTCCATCGTGCACCGGCGCGGCAAGCTGGAGGAGATCCTGCGCGCCCGGGGCGCGCTCTCCTTCCTCGGTGAAGCGGAATCGCTCGCCTTCTGGCGCGCGGTGCGCGACGTGGCGCCCTTCGCGCTCCCCGAGGGCGGCAATATCGACACCGCCCGCGCGGTCTGGCGCGTCTCGGTGGCGCCGATGGCGGGCGCGCAGGTCGGTGCGGCGCTGCGCGAGTTGGGCGCCGCCAGCTTCTACGACTGGGCCGGCGGCCTCGTCTGGATCGAAATGGCGGACGCCGAGTCGCACACCGCGCTTGTGCGCGCGGCCGTAGCCCACGCCGGCGGCGGTCACGCCACGCTGATGCGCGCGGCGGCTCCGGTGCGCGCGGCCGAGGAGGTGTTCGAGCCGCTCGACGCCATTACCGGCGCGCTGATCCGGCGCATGAAGAGCGGTTTCGATCCCGGGCGGGTGCTGAGCCCCGGGCGCATGTATGCGGGAGTGTGAGCGATGCAGACCAATTTCTCCCTGGCGCAGCTCGCCGACCCGCAGACGGCAAGGTCGGAACAGGTTCTCCGCGCGTGCGTCCATTGCGGCTTCTGCACCGCCACCTGCCCGACCTATGTGCTGCTGGGCGACGAGCTGGATTCGCCGCGCGGGCGCATCTACCTGATCAAGGAGATGCTGGAGAACGACCGCCCGGCCACGGTCGAGGTCGCCAAGCATGTCGACCGCTGCCTGTCCTGCCTGTCCTGCATGTCGACCTGTCCGTCCGGCGTGCACTACATGCACCTGATCGACCACGCGCGCGATCACGTCGAGAAGACCTATAAGCGCCCGCTGGCCGACCGGCTGACCCGGGCGCTGCTCGCCCGCGTGCTGCCGAGCCGGGCGCTGTTCCGCCTCGCCATTGGCGGCGCCATGCTGGCGCGGCCCTTCGCCGGGCTGTTCGAGGCGATTCCCGGGATGAAGCCCATCGCCGCCATGCTGCGGCTGGCGCCCGCGCGCCCCGCCACCCGCTCGGCCAGCGAGAGCGTGCGCCGCTTCGCGCCCGAGGGCGCCCGCCGCGCCCGCGTCGCCTTGCTCGACGGCTGCGCCCAGCCGGTGCTGCGCCCGGAGATCGACGAGGCGGCGATTCGCCTGCTCACCCGCATGGGGGTGGAGATCGTGCGCCCGGTCGGCGGCGGCTGCTGCGGCTCGCTCACCCATCACATGGGCAAGGAGGAGCCCGCGCTCGCCAATGCCCGCGCCAATGTCGACGCCTGGTGGCGCGAGATCGAGGGCGAGGGGCTGGACGCCATCATCGTCACCACCTCGGGCTGCGGCACCACCATCAAGGATTACGGCCACATGCTGCGCACCGACCCGGCCTATGCCGAGCGGGCGGCCAGGGTGTCGGCGCTGGCCCGGGACGTCAGCGAGTTCCTCGCCGAGCGCGAGCTTCCCGTGCCGGTGATCCCGGCCGGCATCCGCGTCGCCTATCATTCGGCCTGCTCGCTGCAGCACGGCCAGCGCGTGCGCACCGCGCCCAAGACCCTGCTGGCGGGCGTCGGCTTCACCGTGCTGGAGCCGGCGGAAGGCCATCTGTGCTGCGGCTCGGCCGGCACCTACAACATCCTCCAGCCGGAGATCGCGGGGAGGCTGCGCGAGCGCAAGGTCGCCAATATCGAGCGGACGCTGCCGCAGGTGGTCGCCGCCGGTAATATCGGCTGCATGACGCAGATCGGCGGCGGCACCGCCCTGCCGGTGGTGCACACGGTCGAACTGCTCGACTGGGCGACCGGCGGGCCGAGCCCGGCGGGGCTGGAGCGCCTGCCCTTCGCCGTCGCGGCGGAATGAGGCGCGGCGGAAGACGAGGTATGGGAGAAGCCGGATGATCGCCGTCCTCTTCGAGGTGTGGCCGGCCGAGGGCGAGCGCCAGCATTATCTGGACCTTGCCGCCGCGCTGAAGGCCGACCTCGAGGGACGCGACGGCTTCATCTCGGTCGAGCGCTTCGAGAGCCTCAACGAGCCGGGCAAGCTGCTCTCGCTTTCCATCTGGCGCGACGAGGAGGCGGTGCGCGCCTGGCGCGGCCTCGACACCCATCGCGCGGCACAGGCCAAGGGACGCGGCGGCGTGTTCGCCGATTACCGGCTGCGGGTGGCCAGCATCCTGCGTGACTACGGGATGGACGCGCGGGACGAAGCCCCGGAGGACAGCCGCGCGACGCATCCCGTCCGCGACTGATGCGGCGACATGCCGGCGCGTGGCTGGCTATGGGCTGGCCGCCATATAGTTGGCCGCTATAGGATCGCACCTCCGATCCGCCCCCCTCCCGGAACGCCCCATGCCCCACACCCGCGCCCCGCCCCCGCCTTCTCGTCCTCTCCCTCGGCGGCACCATCACCATGACCTCGGCGGCTGGCGGCGGCATCGCCCCGACGCTGGGCGCCGCCGAGCTGGTGGCGGCGGTGCCGGGACTGGAGGCGGTGGCGCGGATCGAGGCGCGCTCGCCGCTGCGGCTCGGCAGCTCTTCGCTCACGCTGGAGCACATTGCCGGGGTGGCGGAGGAGATCCGGGCCGGCTTCGACGCCGGCTTCGACGGCGCCGTCGTCATCCAGGGCACCGATACCATCGAGGAGACCGCCTTCATCCTCGACCTACTGGTGCGGGACGAGCGCCCGGTGGTGGTGGTCGGCGCCATGCGCGGCCCGCAGCAGCCCGGCGCCGACGGGCCTGCCAATCTCCTCGCCGCTGCAACCGTCGCCGCCTCGGAGGCGGCGCGCGGGCTCGGCACGCTGGTGGTGCTGAACGACGAGATCCACGCCGCGCGCTTCGTGCGCAAGGCGCACACCGCGCTCACCTCGGCCTTCGTCTCCGACAGCGCTGGCCCGCTCGGGATGGTGGCGGAGGGTCGGGCGCGGCTGCTCGCCCGCGTGACGCCCGCGCCGCTTCCGGCGGCGCTGGCCGCGCGGACGGAGCACGAGGCGGGCAATCTGCCGCCGGTCGCGCTGCTGAAGATCGCCATGGGCGACGACGGGCGGCTGATCGAGGCTATTCCCGGCCTCGGCTATGCCGGGCTGGTGATCGAGGGCGCGGGAGCCGGCCATGTGCCGGGGGCGGTCGCCGAGATCGTCGGCGCGGTCGCGGCGCGGATTCCGGTCGTGCTGGCCAGCCGCACCCTGGCCGGCCCCGTCTTCGAGAAGACCTACGGCTACCCCGGCTCGGAGATCGACCTGATCGGGCGCGGGCTGATGCCGGCGGGACTGCTCACCGGCGTGAAGGCGCGCATCCTGCTCGCCTTCGCCCTGCGGGCGGGCTGGGACCGCGCGGCGATCCGCGCCGGCCTCCAAGCCTACGGCTGAGTCTACGCCTACGGCTGAGGCGTCACGAACTGCCGATGAAGATGCCGGTGAGCAGCACGAGGATGCCGCCGAGCACCACCTGCACGATGGCCGAGCCGAACGGCGTCTCCATGTAGCGCATGCGCACATAAGCGATGGCGGCGAGCTCGATGGCGACCACGACGCCGGCGACCGCGGTGGCGGTCCAGAAGTCCGGGATCAGATAGGGCAGGGTGTGGCCGAGCCCGCCCAGCGTCGTCATCACGCCGCAGGCGATGCCGCGCGGCCACGGGCTGCCGCGTCCGGTGATGGCGCCGTCGTCGGACAGGCCCTCGGTCAGCCCCATGGAGATGCCGGCACCGATGGAGGCGGCGAGGCCGACCAGGAAGGCGGCCCAGCTGTCCTGCGTCGCGAAGGCGGCGGCGAAGATCGGCGCCAGCGTCGAGATCGAACCGTCGATCAGCCCGGCGAGGCCCGGCTGGACGATCTGGAGCACGAAGATGCGATGGGCGGCGTCCTTCTCGGTCTCGCGGGCGCCGCTTGCCTCAAGCTGGCCGCCAAGCTCCTGTGCCAGTGTCCCGTGCGCGCTCTCGGCCTCGGCGAGATCGGACAGCAGCCGGCGGGTGTCGGAGTCGCGGGCGCGCTCGGCGGCCTTGATGTAGAATTGCTGCGCCTCGAACTCCATCATTTCCGCCTGCCGGCGCACCGCGTCGATGCGCAGCGTCTCCAGCAGCCAGATCGGGTTGCGCTTGAGGAAGCCCTTCACGTCCTGCCGGGTGATGTAGGGCAGCGCCTCGCCGAACTTCTTGCGGAACATCTCGTGCAGGGCGTGGCGGTGGCCCTGCTCCTCCTGCGCCATGCGCTCGAACATCGCCGCCGTTGCCGGGTAGTCGGCTCCGATGCGGCTGGCGAACTGAAGGTAGATGCGCGCATCCTCCTCCTCGTTGGAGATGGCCAGCGCGAGGATTTCGGGCTCTCTGAGGTCGGTGAAGCGTTTCATGTGGTCCCGCCAAATGTCTTAGAATATTTCTAATCTATGGCGGAGAAGGTGTCGATTGCCTGACAGTCCCCTGCTTGTCTAAG comes from Ancylobacter sp. TS-1 and encodes:
- a CDS encoding pitrilysin family protein, whose translation is MTLALAPTSPAQSETTRIQRVVSPGGIEAWLVHDTTLPLVAMEVAFLGGAAQDPADRPGVASLTSSLLDEGAGALDATAFQDRLAEKAIELRFDASRDMVGGSLRTLSENVDDAFELMRLSVTEPRFDDEAVERIRQAQLAALRRRQNDPSSLASLNWSARAFPGHPYGRPVSGTLESVAAITRDDLKSFVGRNLARDNLKIAVVGDITADKLGAALDAMFGALPAKAQLTPVPDVVPQGLGSEVVQQIDVPQTSMVFGGIGLKRDDKDFIPAFVLNHMLGGSAFSSRLFKEVREKRGLAYSVYSHLAPLDHAALILGGTATKNDRAAESIELIRAEYARLLTQGPSEEELADAKSYLIGSFALRFDSSAKVASQLLQIQIDNLGIDYIDVRNDLVAAVTLEDIRRVAARLNEHPALLFSLVGKPTGLSAGNGG
- a CDS encoding DUF3422 family protein; translation: MTGKQSAQPGRAFYDHPLRAPVLAELHARPFVAVSTPARILHVAFLVDRGQALADRAAFAALCAARGQPEPARDAKQHRVAFGGAVLRWERHAEFTTYTWELPAEDVVEGGLPFQPSSASLADILGQVPQPGPLLVAADLHLVTDTADALPLDRLFDRTSLARSDVEDGFAEIATDFQPDPSGFVRILVRDRGMTPDAAGALVQRVLEVETYRTLALLGLPEAQRLAPTVAHSETELSSLTEQMRETEGLAANNRLLDALTALAAQLEADAAASLFRFGATRAYEEIVSARLRTIGERPISGYPTWQQFLLRRLQPAMRTCQAIEQRQANLSVKLTSAANLLRTRVDVELEQQNRDLLSSMNARARMQLRLQQTVEGLSVAAISYYVISLLHYALEGLHAKAEAAGVHYDVGVTTALAVPVVALTIWAVVRRIRRGHFDEA
- a CDS encoding FAD-linked oxidase C-terminal domain-containing protein, with product MSGLVMPAPNADLLARRAQIVADLRAIVPGEGVIDTETEMRPFESDGVTAYRQLPLVVVLPSTTEQVSKVLAYANANAIPVVPRGAGTSLSGGALPLEDGILLGMGKFNRILDIDFENRAVVTQPGVTNLGITTAVAHNGFYYAPDPSSQIACTIGGNVGENSGGVHCLKYGLTTNNVLGVEMVLITGEIIRLGGKHLDSGGLDLLGLIVGSEGLLGVVTEVTVRILKKPETARAVLLGFPSSEAAGACVAAIIAAGIIPGGMEMMDRMMVHAAEAFLGAGYPLDVEALLIVELDGPEAEVNHLIERVAEIGNGLGCMTLRASTSEEERVAFWAGRKAAFPAVGRISPDYLCMDGTIPRKALPEVLNRMEQMSEKYGLRCGNVFHAGDGNLHPLICYDANKPGELEKAEAFGADILLLCVEVGGVLTGEHGVGVEKRDLMPSMFNEIDLAHQQRLKCAFDPDALLNPGKVFPVLHRCAELGRMHVSGGKLAFPDIPRF
- a CDS encoding 8-oxoguanine deaminase encodes the protein MTTLLVRNATVLVTMDGARREITGGGLFARDGLIEQVGPSESLPASADTVLDLSGHVVLPGLVNAHHHLDQTLTRNLPAAQNINLFRWLRAHYRLWAARTPEASRTATLVGLAELALSGCTTCFDHAYVFRNGCKVDDQIAAAREIGMRFMVSRGSMSLGESKGGLPPDDCVEEEDAILADSERVINRYHDAAPGSLIQIALAPCSPFSVTPGLMRDSATLARAKGVRLHTHLAETVDEERFTLARFGKRPVAYMDELGWLGDDVWFAHAVHVNAHEIGCFAGAGVGVCHCPSSNMRLASGIAPVKAYRRAGVKVGLGVDGSASNDGNNLLAEARQAMLLARLQISLRPPEGPDTDLSTSDPSRAAEWMTAREALELATLGGAAVLGRTDIGALEPGKCADFFALRLDDVAFAGGLSDPVAAALFCTPGRAAWTVVHGRPVVAAGEIVTIDLPAVVAEHNKHAARLAALSGGA